One part of the Bdellovibrio bacteriovorus genome encodes these proteins:
- a CDS encoding ExbD/TolR family protein, with translation MAFNNSDNNEAIADINVVPLVDIILVVLIIFMVTAPMFMKPTINVNLPKAASGDQTAPSKLNIALTADGRINLNGSFVTEEDVRAKATEEVGKNADVQAIISADKDVPHGKVVGLLDIVKGSGVKKFAISIDKK, from the coding sequence ATGGCATTTAATAACAGCGACAATAATGAAGCCATAGCGGACATTAACGTCGTTCCGCTCGTGGACATCATTCTTGTGGTTCTGATCATCTTCATGGTGACAGCACCCATGTTTATGAAGCCCACGATCAACGTGAATCTGCCCAAAGCAGCCAGCGGTGATCAGACAGCTCCGAGCAAGCTGAATATTGCTTTGACTGCTGACGGACGCATCAACCTGAATGGATCCTTCGTGACGGAAGAGGACGTTCGCGCCAAAGCTACTGAAGAAGTGGGCAAGAACGCGGATGTTCAGGCCATCATCTCGGCGGACAAAGATGTGCCTCACGGGAAAGTGGTGGGACTTCTGGATATCGTCAAAGGTTCCGGGGTTAAGAAGTTCGCGATCAGTATCGATAAAAAATAG
- the pssA gene encoding CDP-diacylglycerol--serine O-phosphatidyltransferase translates to MATDTHLDKIDSDDAKAQRLAMYIYILPNLMTTGNLFSGFFAVIQSIKGNYLYAAYAIVVAAVFDQLDGRLARLTRSTSKFGAEYDSLCDLVSFGMAPGTLLFLWALQPFGRLGWVACFLFVACGALRLARFNVQANVVEKNYFQGLPIPMAAGIVASSVLAFQDLELEPLGNYGLLVMTILLALVMVSNFRFRSFKDLDLKERLPFRYLILGVGVLVVVALRPEVMLFVLFMAYAVLGAVFGVFKLGKNIRKIKPSVYAPASVHESDLVLEEEEEEAKKDEKKT, encoded by the coding sequence ATGGCTACTGATACTCATCTTGATAAAATTGATTCTGACGATGCCAAAGCTCAGCGCTTGGCGATGTACATTTATATTCTTCCAAATTTGATGACCACAGGGAATTTGTTCTCTGGTTTCTTTGCCGTCATCCAATCCATCAAAGGTAACTATCTTTACGCAGCTTACGCGATTGTTGTCGCGGCGGTGTTTGACCAGTTGGACGGCCGCTTGGCGCGTTTGACCCGTTCCACCAGCAAATTCGGTGCGGAATACGATTCTTTGTGTGACCTGGTCAGTTTCGGTATGGCTCCGGGCACGCTGTTGTTCTTGTGGGCTTTGCAGCCGTTTGGTCGCTTGGGCTGGGTGGCGTGTTTCCTGTTCGTGGCTTGCGGTGCGCTTCGTTTGGCGCGTTTCAATGTTCAGGCGAACGTGGTTGAAAAGAACTACTTCCAGGGTCTGCCGATCCCAATGGCGGCGGGGATCGTGGCGTCTTCCGTTCTGGCATTCCAGGATCTGGAATTGGAACCGCTGGGCAACTATGGTTTGCTGGTGATGACTATTTTGCTGGCGTTGGTGATGGTATCCAACTTCCGCTTCCGCAGCTTTAAAGATCTGGATTTGAAAGAGCGTCTGCCGTTCCGTTACCTGATTCTGGGTGTCGGTGTTCTGGTTGTCGTGGCACTTCGTCCGGAAGTAATGCTGTTCGTTCTCTTCATGGCTTACGCGGTTTTGGGCGCTGTTTTCGGTGTCTTCAAACTTGGAAAAAACATCCGTAAGATCAAGCCAAGTGTGTACGCTCCTGCATCTGTGCATGAAAGCGATCTGGTCCTCGAAGAAGAGGAAGAAGAGGCGAAGAAAGATGAAAAGAAAACTTAA
- a CDS encoding SprB repeat-containing protein has translation MNGRILRKIRNFRVLSALIIASLTIVSFQNCAPQNSFCSGDCAEEGSTTEASKGSGSSSGGRTDIWGSRPGGTGGVNMGGGSNSSGSGSSTGGGGGAVIIGGGGSSGGSSGGISTGGGSSSGGGSSDGTFRITNQPTGVSVQENGDFQLDVAVTGGTQPYTYQWYVNSKAITGGFGNYAFLAGRADSWKNEGTYYVVIKDNKGQSLQSTMARVTILEPTVGCTAGKYFTYTNATYDQGYNYFTEYFDGPRGKFLLHQSYDIYNMLFPYPSYSQLTYFNVPANLNYLDKTWISCRSTIPRIHSPAVNPNYYDYGDRYDDTSEWKYDGNVAFECRNKKLKLISNTCKWVRR, from the coding sequence ATGAATGGCCGTATTCTTCGGAAAATTCGGAATTTTCGCGTCCTTTCGGCGTTGATCATCGCTTCCCTTACTATTGTCAGCTTTCAAAACTGTGCTCCACAAAATTCATTCTGCAGTGGTGACTGCGCTGAAGAGGGTTCCACCACGGAAGCTTCCAAAGGCAGCGGCAGCAGCTCGGGCGGTCGTACCGACATCTGGGGTTCCCGTCCTGGGGGCACTGGCGGCGTGAACATGGGTGGAGGTTCCAATTCTTCAGGTTCGGGCTCGTCCACGGGCGGCGGCGGTGGCGCGGTCATCATTGGTGGCGGCGGCAGCAGCGGGGGTTCTTCCGGGGGTATCAGCACTGGTGGCGGCAGCTCTTCCGGAGGCGGTTCTTCAGACGGAACTTTCCGCATCACCAATCAGCCCACGGGTGTCAGTGTTCAGGAAAACGGCGACTTCCAGTTGGACGTGGCCGTGACCGGCGGAACCCAGCCTTACACTTATCAGTGGTATGTGAACAGCAAGGCTATTACAGGCGGCTTCGGCAACTATGCGTTCCTGGCCGGGCGTGCTGACAGTTGGAAAAACGAGGGCACTTACTATGTAGTTATCAAAGACAACAAAGGTCAAAGTCTGCAAAGCACGATGGCGCGCGTGACGATTCTGGAGCCCACTGTGGGATGCACCGCTGGCAAGTACTTCACTTACACCAATGCCACCTACGATCAGGGCTACAACTATTTCACCGAATACTTTGATGGTCCGCGCGGAAAATTCCTGCTGCACCAAAGCTATGACATCTACAACATGCTGTTCCCGTATCCGAGCTACAGCCAGTTGACTTACTTCAATGTGCCTGCGAATTTGAACTATCTGGACAAGACGTGGATCAGTTGCCGCTCAACCATTCCGCGCATTCATTCTCCGGCGGTGAATCCCAACTATTATGATTATGGCGACCGTTACGACGACACCTCCGAATGGAAGTACGACGGCAACGTTGCCTTTGAGTGCCGGAACAAAAAACTGAAATTGATTTCAAACACCTGCAAATGGGTGCGAAGATAA
- a CDS encoding MotA/TolQ/ExbB proton channel family protein, which yields MLTEKIFTIAHLADQVVLWILLVLSVLSIGMILERYFALKKVSAESQRVRARIKLALQSNSLEDVEDLAKDPNSIEGRAAGYALKHMRDAGSKGLSEIFNTFALTERPELEKFLGFLATVGSNAPYIGLFGTVLGIMKAFNDLATAPEAGQQTVMAGISMALVATAAGLFVAIPAVAAYNYYSKQVRGVFQNLESVKELCLAYAKKKGV from the coding sequence ATGCTCACGGAAAAGATATTTACTATTGCTCACTTGGCGGATCAGGTTGTTTTGTGGATCTTGCTTGTTCTCAGCGTATTGAGCATCGGCATGATTCTGGAGCGGTATTTTGCCCTGAAGAAAGTTTCCGCTGAGTCGCAACGAGTGCGCGCTCGCATCAAGCTGGCACTTCAGAGCAACAGCCTGGAAGACGTGGAAGATCTTGCGAAAGATCCTAATTCCATCGAGGGCCGTGCAGCAGGTTACGCTTTGAAACATATGAGAGACGCGGGCAGCAAAGGTCTTTCTGAAATCTTCAACACCTTTGCATTGACCGAGCGTCCAGAGCTGGAAAAGTTCCTGGGTTTCCTGGCAACAGTTGGCTCCAATGCTCCGTATATCGGCTTGTTCGGTACGGTTTTGGGTATCATGAAAGCCTTTAACGATCTGGCGACAGCTCCGGAGGCGGGTCAGCAGACGGTGATGGCGGGTATCTCTATGGCCCTTGTGGCAACGGCAGCGGGTCTGTTCGTGGCGATCCCGGCGGTGGCAGCGTACAACTATTACAGCAAACAGGTTCGTGGTGTGTTCCAGAATCTGGAAAGCGTGAAAGAGTTGTGCCTGGCTTACGCTAAGAAAAAAGGTGTTTAA
- a CDS encoding sulfatase-like hydrolase/transferase, producing the protein MIIAVDELTISDVNCSQDPSERSGFQLLCSESVRFTHAFSPSPLSVPALASLLTGLYPYQHKVRHNGGPGLTAEVELASEVALDQDYRTSFFSGGAPVFRRSGLNQGFELFDDNIVPTFRSLIRPFKQNADAFRQWVHQDVGGMSFFSVIYVPDLLFTNTETLTDLGEARNLSFESQREELDESLFELFQELKSTGHWDSTTIFLVGLNGHTGNDRPKELSSMNLHGENTQVALFIKPSQKKKRDEAIHWKIDQNVSLVDVGRTLFHLLGESIVDQGPQSFPAQSLTEVMKSATATWPEDRPLLLESGWALWRKAGPLKTAAISNHVLYINDEKPRLYNTLVDRFETNPLPLLQESILPTTQKLQNLLYRNQFVSFPPLLSEWTTKLSLPYSRWMRVDQEDLLLKDLKRLQAQQPGSLDLLNWTAQIALNRKDWDTLKQLGQKNKISTWQFVAEKNLNVKTAKVTDPCFDLVTVKTIGTDNLKNCNDGLFLEWIDWIRADARGLSRETQRKRFERSFRNYMLDQQIQRNNIAAGLIWDTSRDNIFAPSRVELALALPEFSKLRNQVYKSLTIEEL; encoded by the coding sequence TTGATCATCGCGGTGGACGAATTGACCATCAGCGACGTCAACTGCAGTCAGGATCCTTCCGAGAGGTCTGGTTTTCAATTGCTTTGCAGTGAATCGGTGCGATTCACCCACGCCTTTTCCCCTTCACCCTTATCCGTTCCTGCATTGGCCTCCCTGCTGACGGGGCTTTATCCTTATCAACACAAGGTTCGCCACAATGGAGGTCCGGGACTGACGGCGGAAGTCGAGCTGGCTTCCGAGGTGGCACTGGATCAGGACTACCGCACGAGCTTCTTTTCCGGAGGCGCCCCCGTCTTTCGTCGGAGCGGGTTGAATCAAGGCTTCGAACTATTCGACGACAATATAGTTCCGACCTTCCGCAGCCTGATTCGTCCCTTTAAACAAAATGCCGATGCTTTTCGACAATGGGTTCACCAGGATGTCGGTGGCATGTCTTTCTTCAGTGTGATCTATGTTCCGGATCTGCTGTTCACGAACACTGAGACCCTGACGGATCTGGGCGAAGCCCGAAACTTGAGTTTTGAAAGTCAGCGTGAAGAACTGGATGAAAGCCTTTTTGAACTTTTCCAAGAGCTGAAATCCACCGGTCATTGGGACAGCACCACCATCTTTTTGGTGGGACTGAACGGGCACACCGGGAACGATCGTCCGAAAGAACTCAGCTCCATGAACCTGCACGGTGAAAACACCCAGGTGGCGTTATTCATCAAACCTTCTCAAAAGAAAAAACGGGATGAAGCGATTCATTGGAAGATCGATCAAAACGTCAGCCTGGTGGATGTCGGGCGCACGCTTTTCCATCTTTTGGGCGAAAGCATCGTGGATCAAGGACCTCAGTCCTTCCCGGCTCAGTCTCTGACCGAGGTGATGAAAAGCGCCACGGCGACATGGCCGGAAGACCGTCCGCTGTTGCTGGAGTCCGGCTGGGCCCTGTGGCGCAAAGCCGGTCCGCTGAAAACGGCCGCGATCTCCAATCATGTTCTATATATCAATGACGAAAAGCCCCGCTTGTACAACACTCTGGTGGACCGCTTTGAAACCAACCCTTTGCCGTTGCTGCAGGAAAGTATTCTGCCAACCACGCAAAAGCTGCAAAACCTGCTTTATCGAAATCAGTTTGTTTCCTTCCCTCCCCTGCTTTCTGAATGGACCACGAAACTAAGCCTGCCTTACTCCCGCTGGATGCGCGTGGACCAAGAGGATCTGCTGTTGAAGGACCTGAAACGGCTGCAGGCGCAGCAGCCCGGCAGTTTGGACCTGCTAAACTGGACAGCTCAAATCGCTTTGAACCGCAAAGACTGGGACACTTTAAAGCAACTGGGTCAGAAAAATAAGATTTCAACCTGGCAGTTCGTGGCGGAAAAGAACCTCAATGTGAAGACCGCCAAAGTGACTGATCCGTGCTTTGACCTGGTGACCGTAAAAACCATTGGCACGGACAACCTGAAAAACTGCAATGATGGTCTGTTCCTGGAGTGGATTGACTGGATTCGCGCGGATGCCCGCGGCCTTTCGCGCGAAACCCAGCGCAAACGCTTTGAAAGATCCTTCCGCAATTACATGCTGGATCAGCAAATTCAGCGCAATAACATTGCCGCAGGTCTGATCTGGGATACGTCACGTGACAATATCTTTGCTCCGTCACGAGTGGAACTGGCACTGGCGTTGCCAGAGTTTTCCAAACTGCGCAATCAGGTTTATAAGTCCCTGACGATCGAAGAGCTTTAG
- a CDS encoding diacylglycerol/polyprenol kinase family protein, with product MSGVFAMFLAYVYMPPAVSMTVLIVAWSLFVPFDFLRLKYPALNDWAMHAFKPIMRQSEVKKLAGTTFLLSGVLIVNILFPRPIVALTLLFLAFADPIASYFGILYGKDKIFGHKSIQGFMAAFFVCAAVTFIYLIYHNYLMDRLIVVSLFAGLVGAFAELIPVAKLDDNLTLPLMSAVGLTILFYFFGFFAAVS from the coding sequence ATGTCTGGAGTCTTCGCGATGTTCCTGGCTTATGTGTACATGCCACCGGCTGTTTCCATGACCGTGCTGATCGTCGCGTGGAGTCTGTTTGTTCCTTTTGATTTTCTTCGTTTGAAATACCCTGCTTTGAATGACTGGGCGATGCACGCCTTTAAGCCCATCATGCGTCAAAGCGAAGTGAAAAAACTGGCGGGGACAACCTTCCTGCTCAGCGGTGTTTTGATTGTTAATATCCTTTTCCCTCGTCCGATCGTGGCGTTGACGCTGTTGTTCCTGGCTTTTGCCGATCCGATCGCGAGCTACTTTGGGATTCTTTACGGCAAGGACAAGATCTTTGGTCATAAATCCATTCAAGGATTCATGGCGGCGTTCTTTGTTTGCGCGGCTGTCACGTTCATTTATCTGATCTACCATAATTATCTGATGGATCGTCTGATTGTGGTCAGCTTGTTTGCCGGTTTGGTGGGAGCTTTTGCTGAATTGATTCCTGTTGCCAAGCTTGATGACAATCTGACTTTGCCTCTGATGAGCGCTGTCGGATTGACTATCCTGTTTTATTTCTTTGGATTTTTCGCAGCCGTAAGCTAA